The Agromyces atrinae genome window below encodes:
- the folP gene encoding dihydropteroate synthase codes for MGVLNVTPDSFSDGGRWLEHTAAIEHGLALVADGADIVDVGGESTRPGAERVSTDEELRRVVPVIRELSAAGIRVSIDTMHAATAAAAVDAGAEIVNDVSAGLADAEMAPIVAATGALYVAMHWRGHSDRMDDLAHYDDVVAEVRDELAVRVGALTDAGVDAARIVLDPGLGFSKRAEHNWALLGGLDRLIDLGFPVLVGASRKRFLGAVVAPDADVEARDLPTAVVSALSALSGAWAVRVHDVRSTRTALDVARAWQSGGRDDRA; via the coding sequence ATGGGCGTGCTGAACGTCACGCCCGACTCGTTCAGTGACGGCGGTCGCTGGCTCGAGCACACCGCAGCGATCGAGCACGGCCTCGCGCTCGTCGCCGACGGTGCCGACATCGTCGACGTGGGAGGCGAGTCGACGCGACCCGGTGCCGAGCGCGTGAGCACCGACGAAGAGCTGCGACGCGTCGTTCCCGTCATCCGTGAACTGTCCGCCGCCGGCATCCGCGTCAGCATCGATACCATGCACGCCGCGACGGCGGCGGCCGCGGTCGACGCGGGGGCGGAGATCGTCAACGACGTCTCGGCCGGTCTCGCCGACGCCGAGATGGCGCCGATCGTCGCGGCGACGGGCGCGCTCTACGTCGCGATGCACTGGCGCGGTCACTCCGACCGCATGGACGACCTCGCCCACTACGACGACGTCGTCGCCGAGGTGCGCGACGAGCTCGCCGTGCGGGTCGGCGCATTGACGGATGCCGGTGTCGACGCCGCGCGGATCGTGCTCGATCCCGGGCTGGGCTTCTCGAAGCGCGCCGAGCACAACTGGGCGTTGCTCGGCGGACTCGACCGGCTCATCGACCTCGGGTTCCCCGTCCTCGTCGGTGCGTCGCGCAAGCGATTCCTCGGCGCCGTCGTCGCTCCTGACGCCGACGTCGAAGCCCGCGACCTCCCGACGGCCGTCGTGAGCGCGTTGAGCGCGCTCTCCGGCGCGTGGGCGGTGCGCGTGCACGACGTGCGTTCGACGCGCACTGCACTCGATGTCGCCCGGGCATGGCAGAGTGGTGGGCGTGACGACCGCGCCTGA
- a CDS encoding PH domain-containing protein, whose protein sequence is MPERFEIDAPEWKRVSPKYIFVEVVGSIIFTILLIAGLVIAALLWQWVWAPWAAGAVAVIAIVTIALEPRRVRSIGYVLRDDDLLFRRGIMFQRFVAVPYGRMQLVDITRGPLARMLGLADLKFVTAAATTGVTLPGLPLADAEGLRDRLVELAESRRAGL, encoded by the coding sequence GTGCCTGAACGTTTCGAGATCGACGCTCCCGAATGGAAGCGCGTGTCGCCGAAGTACATCTTCGTCGAGGTCGTCGGTTCCATCATCTTCACGATCCTCCTCATCGCCGGGCTCGTCATCGCCGCGCTGCTGTGGCAGTGGGTGTGGGCTCCGTGGGCCGCGGGCGCCGTCGCCGTCATCGCGATCGTGACGATCGCCCTCGAGCCCCGGCGGGTGCGCTCGATCGGGTACGTGCTGCGCGATGACGATCTGCTCTTCCGCCGCGGCATCATGTTCCAGCGTTTCGTCGCCGTGCCCTACGGCCGCATGCAGCTCGTCGACATCACTCGCGGTCCGCTCGCCCGCATGCTCGGCCTCGCCGACCTCAAGTTCGTGACGGCGGCGGCGACGACGGGCGTCACCCTGCCCGGTCTGCCCCTGGCCGACGCCGAGGGGCTCCGCGACCGACTCGTCGAACTCGCGGAGTCGCGACGGGCGGGTCTGTGA
- the folK gene encoding 2-amino-4-hydroxy-6-hydroxymethyldihydropteridine diphosphokinase, with protein MALFRSSREAGEHVIVALGSNQGDREGTLGRAIADIDALRELRVRAISPYYETPAIKIDGVDREAPRYLNAVIAAQTTLSPHALLDALNTIERGHGRVRDEVWGDRTLDLDIIVYGSLEMRDETLTIPHPRAWERAFVLQPWLDIEPGAVLPGYGPISAVRALATDEVRLYVDDESDGDEP; from the coding sequence ATGGCGCTCTTCCGTTCGAGCCGCGAGGCCGGCGAACACGTCATCGTCGCTCTGGGCTCCAACCAGGGCGACCGCGAGGGCACGCTCGGCCGGGCCATCGCCGACATCGATGCGCTGCGCGAACTGCGCGTGAGGGCGATCTCGCCGTACTACGAGACCCCGGCCATCAAGATCGACGGTGTCGACCGCGAGGCGCCGCGCTACCTCAACGCCGTCATCGCCGCGCAGACGACGCTCTCTCCTCACGCTCTGCTCGACGCGCTCAACACGATCGAACGCGGTCACGGCCGCGTGCGCGACGAGGTGTGGGGCGATCGCACCCTCGATCTCGACATCATCGTCTACGGCTCGCTCGAGATGCGCGACGAGACGCTCACGATCCCGCACCCGCGTGCCTGGGAGCGCGCGTTCGTGCTGCAGCCGTGGCTCGACATCGAGCCGGGTGCGGTGCTGCCCGGCTATGGGCCGATCTCCGCCGTGCGAGCCCTCGCGACCGACGAGGTGCGCCTCTACGTCGACGACGAGTCCGACGGAGACGAGCCGTGA
- the folB gene encoding dihydroneopterin aldolase yields MTTAPDSIILTGLRVRANHGVFDFERADGQDFLIDVVARLDLAGAAGTDDLGDTVHYGELAIAVHDAVERDPVDLIETVAERVAATVLAFRAVDEVEVTVHKPQAPIPVPFTDVAVRIVRGRG; encoded by the coding sequence GTGACGACCGCGCCTGACAGCATCATCCTGACCGGCCTGCGGGTCCGGGCGAATCACGGGGTCTTCGACTTCGAACGCGCCGACGGGCAAGACTTCCTCATCGACGTCGTCGCCCGACTCGACCTCGCCGGAGCCGCGGGAACCGACGACCTTGGCGACACCGTGCACTACGGCGAACTCGCGATCGCCGTGCACGACGCCGTCGAGCGCGACCCGGTCGACCTCATCGAGACGGTCGCCGAGCGCGTCGCGGCAACGGTGCTCGCATTCCGCGCGGTCGACGAGGTCGAGGTCACGGTTCACAAGCCGCAGGCGCCCATCCCCGTTCCCTTCACCGACGTCGCCGTGCGCATCGTGCGGGGCAGGGGCTGA
- a CDS encoding DUF3180 domain-containing protein: MSRTRATSLIAIGVVGLVASFLIELALVSVGRSTIVPPISLPITLIGVAVVVVAVAWPVRKAVKGRGRVDPFRAIRIAALAKACSLSGAIVVGFGAGVAAFLLTRSVIGGAEPILLSIATFIGAGILLAGGLIAERFCTLPPDDDAPNPEEARA; the protein is encoded by the coding sequence GTGAGCCGCACCCGCGCGACGTCGCTCATCGCCATCGGTGTCGTCGGCCTCGTGGCATCCTTCCTCATCGAGCTCGCCCTCGTCTCCGTCGGCCGGTCGACGATCGTGCCGCCGATCTCGCTCCCGATCACCCTCATCGGCGTCGCCGTGGTCGTCGTCGCCGTGGCCTGGCCCGTGCGCAAGGCCGTCAAGGGCCGGGGCCGTGTCGACCCCTTCCGGGCGATTCGCATCGCGGCCCTCGCGAAGGCCTGCAGCCTGAGTGGCGCGATCGTCGTGGGCTTCGGCGCCGGCGTGGCCGCCTTCCTGCTCACCCGCAGCGTCATCGGCGGCGCCGAGCCGATCCTGCTCTCGATCGCGACGTTCATCGGCGCCGGCATCCTGCTCGCCGGGGGCCTCATCGCCGAACGATTCTGCACTCTCCCGCCCGACGACGACGCCCCCAACCCCGAGGAAGCCCGTGCCTGA
- the panC gene encoding pantoate--beta-alanine ligase: MTTDAPEVVGEIAALRERLGAARAAGARIALVPTMGALHDGHLALVDRARELADVVVVSIFVNPLQFGAGEDLDRYPRTLDADVAALASRGVDLVFAPTAREMYPRGDVSTRITAGPVGDRYEGSSRPGHFDGMLTVVAKLLHIAMPDVALFGRKDAQQVFLVERMVADLDVPTVIEVVETVREDDGLALSSRNRFLDEPHRRAALALSEALRAASDAAAEGLAEALAEAAAAFGDHDDAELDYFVIVDPATLLPVADDFRGEALALVAARVGGTRLIDNAPLTL; this comes from the coding sequence ATGACGACCGATGCCCCCGAGGTCGTCGGCGAGATCGCGGCTCTGCGTGAGCGCCTCGGCGCCGCACGTGCGGCGGGTGCCCGGATCGCCCTCGTGCCGACGATGGGTGCGCTGCACGACGGTCACCTCGCGCTCGTCGACCGGGCGCGTGAGCTCGCCGACGTCGTCGTCGTGTCGATCTTCGTCAACCCCCTGCAGTTCGGCGCCGGCGAAGATCTCGACCGCTACCCGCGCACCCTCGACGCCGATGTCGCCGCGCTCGCGAGCCGCGGCGTCGACCTCGTCTTCGCGCCGACCGCGCGCGAGATGTACCCGCGCGGCGACGTCTCCACGCGCATCACGGCCGGACCCGTCGGCGACCGCTACGAGGGGTCGTCGCGCCCGGGTCACTTCGACGGCATGCTCACGGTCGTCGCGAAGCTCCTGCACATCGCGATGCCCGATGTGGCGCTCTTCGGCCGGAAGGACGCCCAGCAGGTCTTCCTCGTCGAGCGGATGGTCGCCGACCTCGACGTGCCCACGGTGATCGAGGTCGTCGAGACGGTGCGCGAAGACGACGGCCTCGCGCTCTCGAGTCGCAATCGGTTCCTCGACGAACCGCATCGCCGCGCGGCGCTCGCGCTCTCGGAAGCGCTCCGTGCGGCATCCGATGCGGCTGCGGAAGGCCTCGCGGAGGCTCTCGCCGAGGCCGCCGCGGCGTTCGGCGACCACGACGACGCCGAGCTCGACTATTTCGTCATCGTCGACCCCGCGACGCTGTTGCCCGTCGCCGACGACTTCCGCGGAGAGGCCCTCGCCCTCGTCGCCGCCCGCGTCGGCGGCACGCGCCTCATCGACAACGCCCCCCTCACCCTCTGA
- a CDS encoding DeoR/GlpR family DNA-binding transcription regulator, whose amino-acid sequence MYATERHEHIVSAIARDGRVSVAGLSREFDVTSETIRRDLDALEQQRRLRRVHGGAVGAASTTLAETSLADRLPQRSAEKDAIARAALRLVPDSFEGSLLIDAGSTTSRLAELLTAWSPSTPGATLDVSTNSLPTASALHGAAHVRLRLLGGSVRGITGAAVGAATVAQISSLRPDIAFLGTNGVSAGFGLSTPDEAEAAAKTAMAHAARRVVVLADSSKLESEALVRFARLDEIDTLVTDAAPPAALAAALDAADVEVVIA is encoded by the coding sequence ATGTACGCGACGGAGCGACACGAGCACATCGTCTCGGCGATCGCCCGCGACGGTAGAGTCTCGGTCGCGGGCCTCTCGCGCGAGTTCGACGTCACGAGCGAGACCATCCGCCGCGACCTCGACGCCCTTGAGCAGCAGAGACGCCTGCGGCGCGTGCACGGGGGAGCGGTCGGCGCCGCGAGCACGACCCTCGCCGAGACATCCCTCGCCGATCGTCTTCCGCAGCGGAGCGCCGAGAAGGACGCCATCGCTCGAGCCGCCCTTCGACTCGTGCCCGACTCCTTCGAGGGCTCGCTCCTCATCGACGCGGGCTCCACGACCAGCCGCCTCGCCGAACTGCTGACCGCCTGGTCGCCGAGCACTCCCGGCGCGACGCTCGATGTGTCGACGAACTCGTTGCCGACGGCATCCGCTCTGCACGGAGCAGCGCATGTGCGCCTTCGTCTCCTCGGCGGATCGGTGCGCGGCATCACGGGCGCTGCGGTCGGTGCCGCGACCGTCGCGCAGATCTCGTCGCTCCGGCCCGACATCGCCTTCCTCGGCACGAACGGCGTGAGCGCGGGCTTCGGGCTCAGCACTCCTGACGAGGCCGAAGCCGCCGCGAAGACCGCGATGGCGCACGCCGCCCGTCGCGTCGTCGTGCTCGCCGACTCGTCGAAGCTCGAGTCGGAGGCTCTCGTGCGGTTCGCCCGCCTCGACGAGATCGACACCCTCGTGACCGATGCCGCTCCGCCCGCCGCGCTCGCCGCAGCGCTCGACGCGGCCGACGTCGAGGTCGTGATCGCATGA
- the folE gene encoding GTP cyclohydrolase I, producing MPPVDRARVEAAVHELLLAIGEDPTRPGIERTPQRVAESYVEFFHGVSEDPLVHLADCVPLGAADDGGETTSDAVIVRDLAFRSMCEHHLLPFTGVAHVAYLPHERVIGLGRIPLVIDTLAARPQLQERLAEEIADALDAGLEPRGVLVVLDAAQQCVSTRGPRQVASSTVTIASRGELTEPAARSEIMALIGARRD from the coding sequence ATGCCTCCCGTCGACCGGGCGCGCGTCGAGGCCGCCGTTCACGAGCTCCTGCTCGCGATCGGTGAGGACCCGACGCGGCCCGGCATCGAGCGCACTCCGCAGCGGGTCGCCGAGTCGTACGTCGAGTTCTTCCACGGTGTGAGCGAAGATCCGCTCGTCCACCTCGCCGACTGCGTGCCGCTGGGCGCGGCGGATGACGGTGGCGAGACGACATCCGACGCCGTGATCGTGCGCGATCTCGCGTTCCGGTCGATGTGCGAGCACCACTTGCTTCCGTTCACCGGCGTCGCTCACGTCGCGTACCTGCCTCACGAGCGCGTCATCGGTCTCGGGCGCATCCCGCTCGTGATCGACACGCTCGCGGCGCGCCCTCAGCTGCAGGAGCGACTCGCGGAGGAGATCGCCGACGCGCTCGACGCCGGCCTCGAACCGCGTGGCGTGCTCGTCGTGCTCGATGCGGCGCAGCAGTGCGTCTCGACGCGGGGGCCGCGTCAGGTCGCCAGCTCGACCGTGACGATCGCGAGCCGTGGCGAGCTGACGGAGCCCGCGGCCCGCAGCGAGATCATGGCCTTGATCGGCGCGCGCCGTGACTGA
- a CDS encoding 1-phosphofructokinase family hexose kinase → MIVTVTMNPSTDRTVLLENRLERGDVQRAVSTREDPGGKGVNVARALLASGVDATAILPGATDDPFLGLLAAAHVPTLTVAIDGRIRSNLTITEPGGTTTKINEPGPTLDERAQAQLVELIVATSDGADWLVLAGSLPPGVADDFYARIVRAVREGATSAPRIAVDTSGPALIAVVEAGLALDLIKPNAAELAELLGSSSEAELEAGPGAAIALAQSIPADRVRASLVTLGSVGAALVTSEGTWFAGAPRVEARSTVGAGDSSLAGFLVASTEGAAPAAALARAVASGAAAVSLPGSIVPTREQVDPSVVDVTPVGDAADLPKELS, encoded by the coding sequence ATGATCGTCACTGTCACGATGAACCCGTCGACCGACCGCACGGTGCTCCTCGAGAACCGCCTCGAACGCGGAGACGTGCAGCGCGCCGTCTCGACGCGGGAGGACCCGGGCGGCAAGGGCGTGAACGTCGCCCGCGCGCTCCTCGCCTCCGGCGTCGACGCGACCGCGATCCTGCCCGGTGCGACCGACGACCCCTTCCTCGGGCTGCTCGCGGCCGCGCATGTGCCGACGCTCACCGTCGCGATCGACGGGCGCATCCGCTCGAACCTCACGATCACCGAGCCGGGCGGCACGACGACGAAGATCAACGAGCCCGGCCCGACGCTCGACGAGCGCGCGCAGGCGCAACTCGTCGAGCTCATCGTGGCGACGAGCGACGGAGCCGACTGGCTCGTGCTCGCGGGCTCGCTGCCGCCGGGCGTCGCCGACGACTTCTACGCCCGCATCGTGCGTGCCGTGCGCGAGGGTGCGACGAGCGCGCCCCGCATCGCCGTCGACACGTCGGGCCCCGCGCTCATCGCCGTCGTCGAAGCGGGCCTCGCGCTCGACCTCATCAAGCCGAACGCCGCCGAACTCGCCGAACTCCTCGGCAGCTCGAGCGAAGCCGAGCTCGAGGCGGGCCCGGGTGCCGCGATCGCCCTCGCGCAGTCCATCCCGGCCGACCGGGTGCGTGCGAGCCTCGTGACCCTCGGGTCGGTCGGCGCCGCTCTCGTCACCAGCGAGGGCACATGGTTCGCCGGTGCCCCCCGCGTCGAGGCTCGTTCCACCGTCGGAGCCGGCGACTCGTCGCTCGCCGGATTCCTCGTCGCGTCCACCGAGGGAGCAGCGCCTGCCGCCGCTCTCGCGCGCGCCGTCGCCTCGGGCGCGGCCGCCGTCTCGCTGCCCGGCAGCATCGTCCCCACTCGCGAACAGGTCGACCCGTCCGTGGTCGACGTCACCCCCGTCGGCGACGCCGCCGACCTCCCGAAGGAGCTCTCATGA
- a CDS encoding Rossmann-like and DUF2520 domain-containing protein, which translates to MGVEQRAGRLGVGTIGAGRVGPVLAAALGGAGHALTGISAVSAESRERAEVILPGVPVLPVTDIVERSELVLLAVPDDELAALVAGLAAAGAWQPGQLVLHTSARFGVDVLAPARAQGVIPLAAHPAMVFSGTTLDLARLAGTWFAVTAPAPVLPIAQALVVEMGGEPHVVDESDRAAYAEAVDTAVSFSTAIVDQATGLLSSIRVERPGRVLAPLVRSAVEAALARTGASTIDPALNGADSDFPFPDAELP; encoded by the coding sequence ATGGGCGTTGAGCAACGCGCCGGTCGCCTCGGTGTCGGCACGATCGGCGCGGGCCGCGTCGGTCCGGTGCTCGCGGCCGCGCTCGGCGGTGCGGGCCACGCGCTGACCGGTATCTCCGCGGTGTCGGCCGAGAGCCGCGAACGCGCCGAGGTCATCCTGCCCGGAGTGCCCGTGCTTCCCGTCACCGACATCGTCGAGCGCAGCGAACTCGTGCTGCTCGCCGTTCCCGACGACGAACTCGCCGCACTCGTGGCGGGCCTCGCCGCGGCCGGAGCCTGGCAGCCCGGTCAGCTCGTGCTCCACACGAGTGCGCGTTTCGGAGTCGACGTTCTCGCTCCGGCGCGTGCCCAGGGCGTCATCCCTCTCGCCGCTCATCCGGCGATGGTCTTCTCGGGCACGACCCTCGACCTCGCCCGGCTTGCGGGAACCTGGTTCGCCGTGACCGCCCCGGCTCCCGTGCTGCCGATCGCTCAGGCGCTCGTCGTCGAGATGGGCGGCGAGCCGCACGTCGTCGACGAATCCGATCGCGCGGCCTACGCCGAGGCGGTCGATACGGCCGTCTCGTTCTCGACGGCGATCGTCGATCAGGCGACCGGGCTCCTCTCGTCGATCAGGGTCGAGCGACCCGGGCGCGTGCTCGCTCCGCTCGTGCGTTCGGCGGTCGAGGCCGCGCTCGCCCGCACCGGCGCGAGTACGATCGATCCGGCCCTGAACGGCGCCGATTCCGACTTCCCGTTCCCCGATGCGGAGCTCCCATGA
- the lysS gene encoding lysine--tRNA ligase encodes MTEATSSENTELTAEEVSEQKAVRLAKRERLIAASTDLGGGAYPVSVPVTDTIPAVRARHEGLEADVATGELVGIAGRVVYSRNTGKLCFATLQSGDGSRIQAMVSLANVGEDSLAEWKELVDLGDHVFVSGEVITSRRGELSIMVATWAIASKAILPLPNLHNELSEETRVRSRYLDLIAREQSRRTVLDRAKVNQSLRRTFDALDFVEVETPMLQVMHGGASARPFVTHSNAFDTDLYLRIAPELYLKRAVVGGIDRVFEINRNFRNEGADSTHSPEFAMLEAYQAYGDYNAIADLTQKLIQDAALATSGSHVVTWADGTEFDLGGDWARISMYDSLSEAIGETVTPETSIERLQQLAEDAGVEVDHPLPGKYVEELWEHHVKSGLERPTFVMDFPLDTSPLVRQHRAIPGVVEKWDLYVRGFELATGYSELIDPVVQRERFVEQAKLAAKGDPEAMRLDEEFLRALEFGMPPTGGMGMGIDRLLMALTGLGIRETILFPLVK; translated from the coding sequence GTGACCGAAGCTACGTCGTCCGAGAACACCGAACTGACGGCTGAGGAAGTCTCCGAGCAGAAGGCCGTGCGTCTCGCCAAGCGGGAACGCCTCATCGCGGCATCCACCGACCTCGGCGGAGGCGCGTACCCCGTCAGCGTTCCCGTCACCGACACGATCCCGGCCGTGCGTGCGCGCCACGAGGGTCTCGAGGCCGATGTCGCGACGGGCGAGCTCGTCGGAATCGCCGGCCGCGTCGTCTACTCACGCAACACGGGCAAGCTCTGCTTCGCGACGCTGCAGTCGGGCGACGGCAGCCGCATCCAGGCCATGGTCTCGCTCGCGAACGTCGGCGAGGACTCGCTCGCGGAGTGGAAGGAACTCGTCGACCTCGGCGACCACGTCTTCGTCTCGGGCGAGGTCATCACGAGCCGCCGCGGCGAGCTCTCGATCATGGTCGCCACGTGGGCGATCGCATCGAAGGCGATCCTGCCGCTGCCGAACCTGCACAACGAGCTCTCGGAAGAGACGCGCGTGCGCAGCCGCTACCTCGACCTCATCGCGCGCGAGCAGTCGCGTCGCACGGTGCTCGACCGCGCGAAGGTCAACCAGAGCCTGCGTCGCACGTTCGACGCGCTCGACTTCGTCGAGGTCGAGACGCCCATGCTGCAGGTCATGCACGGCGGCGCATCGGCTCGCCCGTTCGTGACGCACTCGAACGCGTTCGATACCGACCTGTACCTCCGCATCGCCCCCGAGCTGTACCTCAAGCGCGCCGTCGTCGGCGGCATCGACCGGGTCTTCGAGATCAACCGTAACTTCCGCAACGAGGGCGCCGACTCGACGCACTCGCCCGAGTTCGCGATGCTCGAGGCGTACCAGGCCTACGGCGACTACAACGCCATCGCCGACCTCACGCAGAAGCTCATCCAGGACGCCGCGCTTGCGACATCCGGCAGCCACGTCGTCACGTGGGCCGACGGCACCGAGTTCGACCTCGGCGGCGACTGGGCGCGCATCTCGATGTACGACTCGCTCTCGGAGGCGATCGGCGAGACCGTCACGCCCGAGACGTCGATCGAACGACTGCAGCAGCTCGCCGAGGATGCCGGCGTCGAGGTCGACCACCCGCTGCCCGGCAAGTACGTCGAAGAGCTGTGGGAGCACCACGTCAAGTCGGGTCTCGAGCGCCCGACGTTCGTGATGGACTTCCCCCTCGACACGAGCCCCCTCGTGCGTCAGCACCGCGCGATCCCCGGGGTCGTCGAGAAGTGGGACCTCTACGTGCGCGGCTTCGAGCTCGCGACCGGCTACTCCGAGCTCATCGACCCCGTCGTGCAGCGCGAGCGTTTCGTCGAGCAGGCGAAGCTCGCGGCCAAGGGCGACCCCGAGGCCATGCGCCTCGACGAGGAGTTCCTGCGCGCGCTCGAGTTCGGCATGCCCCCGACGGGCGGCATGGGCATGGGCATCGACCGCCTGCTCATGGCGCTCACGGGCCTCGGCATCCGCGAGACGATCCTCTTCCCGCTCGTCAAGTAA
- a CDS encoding PH domain-containing protein translates to MTDSAPEAPRPLGPTATGLADGEWHRLHPATPLLRGGIFVLAILGFAIANMRERLVEIFFGGLAPDLPGYDGDGSEWANDPVNGLVESGTLGWAILAVMGILIVLLVGFWLSWRMHTFRITGESVEVRSGIVFRSHRSARLDRIQGINISRPLLPRILGTARLEVAVAGQSGNVQLAYLSGKLADGLRADILRLASGARSGPRAAVTDDARPVFADYPPPAGAPVLDQPAPVAPAANGSRAAEFARDRVGEFLAPELDPSLATPESVVHIPPGRVVGSTLLSGATIALLIVIGAFIWGLSTGRGWVFFGFIPALIGFGSYYWSRVTKSLRFTIAGTPDGVRIGHGLLSTSNDTIPPGRIHAIQVQQSIVWRPFGWWMIRITTAGQSIAEASGSQSRSIVLPVGTRADVTKVLSLILPSADLERLSEIVASGMFSRGSDDVYSTPPRRAAWLAPFSWRRTGYTIADGVVFLRRGVVQRDLILVSLARVQSAAIHQGPIRRALGLAHARVHTVAGPVIATLPVIEIGDARRFFDDVATGAVEWALRDTSSSWGAEPELEPEASAEQVAAVGDAEPVSDAEPGGDVEPAGDAEPAGDAEPAADAEPIGPTAPAPEETTDGR, encoded by the coding sequence GTGACCGACTCCGCGCCCGAGGCCCCTCGCCCGCTCGGACCGACGGCGACCGGTCTCGCCGACGGCGAGTGGCACCGCCTGCACCCCGCGACGCCGCTCCTCCGCGGCGGCATCTTCGTGCTCGCCATCCTCGGCTTCGCGATCGCGAACATGCGCGAACGGCTCGTCGAGATCTTCTTCGGCGGACTCGCGCCCGACCTCCCCGGGTACGACGGGGACGGCTCCGAATGGGCGAACGACCCCGTCAACGGTCTCGTCGAGAGTGGAACCCTCGGATGGGCGATCCTCGCGGTCATGGGCATTCTCATCGTGCTGCTCGTGGGCTTCTGGCTCTCGTGGCGCATGCACACGTTCCGCATCACGGGCGAATCGGTCGAGGTGCGCAGCGGCATCGTGTTCCGCTCGCACCGCAGCGCCCGGCTCGACCGCATCCAGGGCATCAACATCTCGCGGCCGCTGCTTCCGCGCATCCTCGGCACCGCGCGCCTCGAGGTCGCGGTCGCCGGTCAGTCGGGCAATGTGCAGCTCGCCTACCTGTCGGGCAAGCTCGCCGATGGCCTCCGAGCTGACATCCTGCGCCTCGCGTCCGGTGCGCGGAGTGGGCCGCGTGCGGCCGTGACGGATGACGCGCGCCCGGTGTTCGCCGACTATCCGCCGCCCGCGGGTGCGCCGGTGCTTGATCAGCCGGCTCCCGTAGCCCCGGCGGCGAACGGTTCACGCGCTGCCGAGTTCGCGCGCGACCGGGTCGGCGAGTTTCTCGCCCCCGAGCTCGACCCGAGCCTCGCGACCCCCGAATCGGTCGTGCACATCCCTCCGGGTCGCGTGGTCGGATCGACTCTGCTCTCGGGCGCGACGATCGCGCTGCTCATCGTCATCGGCGCCTTCATCTGGGGTCTCAGCACCGGGCGGGGCTGGGTCTTCTTCGGCTTCATCCCCGCGCTCATCGGTTTCGGAAGCTACTACTGGTCGCGCGTGACGAAGTCGCTGCGCTTCACCATCGCCGGCACCCCCGACGGTGTGCGCATCGGTCATGGACTGCTCTCAACCTCGAACGACACGATTCCGCCGGGGCGCATCCACGCGATCCAGGTGCAGCAGTCGATCGTCTGGCGACCGTTCGGGTGGTGGATGATCCGCATCACGACCGCCGGGCAGTCGATCGCCGAGGCATCGGGCTCGCAGAGCCGTTCGATCGTGTTGCCCGTGGGAACGCGAGCCGACGTGACGAAGGTGCTCTCGCTCATCCTCCCGTCGGCCGATCTCGAGCGGCTGAGCGAGATCGTCGCGAGCGGTATGTTCTCGCGCGGCTCCGACGACGTCTACTCGACGCCCCCGCGCCGGGCGGCGTGGCTCGCGCCGTTCTCGTGGCGTCGCACGGGGTACACGATCGCCGACGGCGTCGTGTTCCTCCGCCGCGGAGTCGTGCAGCGCGACCTCATCCTCGTCTCGCTCGCGCGCGTGCAGAGCGCGGCGATCCACCAGGGTCCGATCCGCCGGGCGCTCGGGCTCGCACATGCCCGTGTGCACACCGTCGCGGGCCCCGTCATCGCGACGCTTCCGGTCATCGAGATCGGCGATGCTCGACGCTTCTTCGACGACGTCGCGACCGGTGCCGTCGAGTGGGCGCTGCGCGACACGTCGAGTTCGTGGGGTGCCGAGCCCGAGCTCGAGCCGGAGGCCTCCGCCGAACAAGTGGCGGCGGTCGGTGATGCTGAGCCGGTAAGCGATGCTGAGCCGGGCGGCGACGTTGAGCCGGCCGGCGACGCTGAGCCAGCCGGCGACGCCGAGCCAGCCGCTGACGCCGAGCCCATCGGACCCACCGCCCCGGCGCCGGAGGAGACGACCGATGGGCGTTGA